The following are encoded together in the Zingiber officinale cultivar Zhangliang chromosome 8A, Zo_v1.1, whole genome shotgun sequence genome:
- the LOC122008375 gene encoding noroxomaritidine/norcraugsodine reductase-like — MSSVQEHAPIDTNRWSLVGTTSLVTGGSKGIGYAIVEELARLGSAVHTCARSEADLEKCLQEWRGSKLKVTGSVCDVSSPSEREKLMATVKSQFDGKLNILVNNAGTAIFKPAMEQTPEDFKLLISTNLESAFHLSQLAYPLLKACGGGSIVFITSISAFIAWDHLSVYASTKGAMNQLTRNLACEWAKDNIRTNSVAPGCIKTPLVDLLVQDEEFVARENHRVPLGRLGEPEDVAGVVAFLCLPPSCYVNGQVIVVDGGRIVNGNH, encoded by the exons ATGAGCAGCGTCCAAGAACACGCTCCTATTGACACAAACAGATGGTCTCTCGTCGGGACGACTTCTCTGGTCACCGGAGGCTCCAAGGGAATCGG GTATGCGATCGTCGAGGAGCTCGCCAGACTTGGGTCGGCGGTGCACACTTGCGCCCGCAGCGAAGCAGATCTGGAGAAGTGCCTGCAGGAATGGCGCGGTTCCAAGCTCAAAGTCACCGGATCTGTCTGCGACGTTTCCTCCCCAAGCGAGAGAGAGAAGCTCATGGCGACGGTGAAGTCCCAATTCGACGGGAAGCTCAACATTCTG GTTAACAATGCAGGGACAGCGATCTTCAAACCGGCGATGGAGCAAACCCCGGAGGATTTCAAGCTCTTGATCAGCACAAACCTGGAATCGGCGTTCCACTTGAGCCAACTCGCTTATCCTCTCCTTAAGGCTTGTGGAGGTGGGAGTATTGTGTTCATCACCTCCATCTCTGCCTTCATTGCCTGGGATCATCTGTCTGTGTATGCATCAACAAAAG GAGCAATGAATCAACTGACGAGAAATCTTGCATGTGAATGGGCCAAAGATAACATTAGAACAAACAGTGTAGCTCCAGGATGCATAAAAACACCACTCGTTGACTTA TTGGTGCAAGACGAGGAATTTGTGGCGAGGGAGAATCATCGCGTGCCTCTTGGGCGTTTGGGGGAGCCGGAGGATGTGGCCGGCGTCGTGGCCTTCCTTTGCCTCCCTCCTTCTTGCTACGTGAATGGCCAGGTCATCGTCGTCGATGGAGGTAGAATTGTGAACGGAAATCACTAA